A region from the Janthinobacterium agaricidamnosum genome encodes:
- a CDS encoding ABC transporter substrate-binding protein: protein MSHYQRIACLSTEAVETLYALGAEDVIAGISGFTVRPPRAREEKTRISGFSSTNLERILAVEPDLVIGFCDMQADICRDLVKAGIEVHQFNQRTVDGILRMIAVLAALVQREEAGKLLIASLRADIAAAQARAMSWTRKPVIYFEEWNDPLMSGIGWAAELIEIAGGTDAFPELSRQPGAKERIIADSRDVVARAPDIILASWCGKKFQPTQLAARPGWDAIPAVKNQMLFEIKSPDILSPGPAAITEGLRQISDIIARWQHLQEQQT, encoded by the coding sequence ATGAGTCACTACCAGCGCATCGCCTGTCTGTCGACGGAAGCCGTGGAAACGCTGTACGCGCTGGGCGCCGAGGACGTCATCGCGGGGATCTCTGGCTTTACCGTGCGTCCGCCACGGGCGCGCGAGGAAAAAACCAGGATCAGCGGCTTTTCGTCCACGAACCTGGAACGCATCCTGGCAGTGGAACCGGATCTCGTGATCGGCTTTTGCGACATGCAGGCCGATATCTGCCGCGACCTGGTCAAGGCCGGCATCGAAGTACACCAGTTCAACCAGCGCACGGTCGACGGCATCCTGCGCATGATCGCCGTGCTGGCCGCGCTGGTGCAGCGCGAGGAAGCGGGCAAATTGCTGATCGCCAGCCTGCGCGCGGACATCGCCGCCGCACAGGCCCGCGCAATGTCGTGGACGCGCAAGCCCGTGATTTACTTTGAGGAGTGGAACGATCCCCTGATGAGCGGCATCGGCTGGGCGGCAGAACTGATCGAGATCGCCGGCGGCACGGACGCCTTCCCGGAATTGTCCCGGCAGCCCGGCGCAAAGGAACGCATCATCGCCGATTCCCGTGACGTGGTCGCACGCGCGCCCGACATCATCCTCGCCAGCTGGTGCGGCAAGAAGTTCCAGCCCACGCAACTGGCGGCGCGCCCGGGCTGGGATGCGATTCCCGCCGTGAAAAACCAGATGCTGTTCGAGATCAAGTCGCCCGACATCCTGTCGCCCGGCCCGGCGGCGATTACCGAAGGGCTGCGCCAGATCAGCGACATCATCGCGCGCTGGCAACATCTGCAGGAGCAGCAGACATGA
- a CDS encoding cobalamin-binding protein: MNHLKTALLLAGLISLQAHAAITVRDDDGNTVTVAKPAQRILALAPHVTELLFAAGGGDKIAGVVSYSDYPEAAKKITQVGDNRQYDMERIIAMKPDLIVVWMHGSAERQIAMLRQLKVPIYHSEPRKLADIPDSMERLGQLMGTEKIAKPAAAQLRAKLASLTAQYAQRPPVRVFYQVWDKPLYTLSGASIISDSMRVCGGQNVFAAMKVVAPVVTPEGVLQEDPEVIFGTSEKSDPRSEGGLAMWRAFPSMTAVRKNNLFRLNGDLLNRAGPRMIEGTAAMCEQLEAARQRRSAPAAKTAP, translated from the coding sequence ATGAACCACTTGAAAACAGCACTGCTGCTGGCCGGATTAATCTCGCTGCAGGCGCATGCCGCCATCACCGTGCGCGACGACGACGGCAATACCGTCACCGTGGCAAAACCGGCACAGCGCATCCTGGCGCTGGCGCCGCACGTCACGGAACTGCTGTTCGCTGCCGGCGGCGGCGACAAGATCGCCGGTGTCGTCAGCTACAGCGACTACCCGGAGGCGGCCAAGAAAATCACGCAAGTGGGTGACAACCGCCAGTACGACATGGAACGCATCATCGCCATGAAACCGGACCTGATCGTCGTGTGGATGCATGGCAGCGCCGAGCGCCAGATCGCCATGCTGCGCCAGTTGAAGGTGCCCATCTATCACAGCGAACCGCGCAAGCTGGCCGATATCCCCGACAGCATGGAACGCCTGGGTCAGCTGATGGGCACGGAAAAAATCGCCAAGCCGGCCGCCGCCCAGCTGCGCGCCAAACTGGCCAGCTTGACGGCGCAATACGCGCAGCGCCCGCCCGTGCGCGTGTTTTACCAGGTATGGGACAAACCTCTATATACCTTGAGCGGCGCGAGCATCATCAGCGATTCGATGCGCGTGTGCGGCGGCCAGAATGTGTTCGCCGCGATGAAGGTGGTGGCGCCCGTCGTCACGCCGGAAGGCGTGCTGCAGGAAGACCCGGAAGTCATCTTCGGCACCAGCGAAAAAAGCGACCCGCGCAGCGAAGGCGGCCTGGCCATGTGGCGCGCCTTCCCGTCGATGACGGCCGTGCGCAAAAATAACCTGTTCCGCCTGAATGGCGACCTGCTCAACCGCGCCGGTCCGCGCATGATCGAAGGCACGGCCGCCATGTGCGAACAGCTGGAAGCGGCCCGCCAGCGCCGCAGCGCTCCCGCAGCCAAGACGGCGCCATGA